The following coding sequences lie in one Oncorhynchus gorbuscha isolate QuinsamMale2020 ecotype Even-year linkage group LG10, OgorEven_v1.0, whole genome shotgun sequence genomic window:
- the LOC124045925 gene encoding PDZ domain-containing protein 4-like, producing the protein MGCNMCVVQKPEEQYRVMFQKGQISNTLCPFDGEGRLKVNGKELSCLSRDPTLDVRDPLLSHVLKRGGPAAGGTRRAASGAGRDSSSSRGAD; encoded by the exons ATGGGGTGCAACATGTGTGTGGTTCAGAAGCCTGAGGAACAGTACAGGGTCATGTTCCAG aAGGGTCAAATAAGTAACACGCTGTGTCCTTTTGATGGAGAAGGTCGACTGAAG GTGAATGGTAAGGAGCTGTCCTGTCTCTCACGGGACCCCACCCTGGATGTGCGAGACCCCCTGCTGTCTCACGTGTTGAAGAGGGGGGGCCCGGCGGCGGGCGGGACTCGCAGGGCGGCTAGCGGGGCTGGACGGGACAGTAGCAGTTCCAggggggctgactga